The window gtgtaatcggtctcactgagattacgttatgccctaaacctaatcatatcggtcccaccaaaaatcctaacggtcacattatttcctaaatcggtccgactgagtttcacaattcggtcccaccgagtttggtaagttatgtgtaacggttagattttgtgtggaggctatatatacccctccacccactcttcattcgtggagagagccatcagaacgtgcctacacttccagcatacattttctgagagagaaccacctacacttgtgttgaggttaagatcttccattcctaccacataaatcttgatctctagccttccccaagttgctttccactcaaatcttctttccatcaaatccaaatcctgtgagagagagttgagtgttggggagactatcgtttaaagcacaagagcaaggagttcatcatcaacacaccatttgttacttcttggagagttgtgtctcctagattggctaggtgtcacttgggagccttcgacaagattgtggagttgaaccaaggagtttatacgggcaaggagatcgcctacttcgtgaagatctacccctagtgaggcaagtccttcgtgggcgacggccatggtgggatagagaaggttgcttcttcgtggaccctttgagggtggagccctttgtggacttgcgcaaccattacccttcgtgggttgaagtctccatcaacatgcatgtacgatagcaccaccaatcgaaaccacggataaaaaatctctgtgtcaacattgcgtttgcctcctcaaactcctccctttaccttcatatgcaattgttttacattctgctgctatactcttagaattgcatgtgtaggttgattgtttgacttgtgctaagttgctaaaatctgccaagaactaaaatagggaaaaggctagatttttatttggtcaagtagtctaatcacacccCCCCCCCGGCCCCCTCtaaacatactttcgatcctacactgtgCTCGACCTTCACAGAAGCCCATGAACTGATGGACCTAATATAGGCAGACAAATCCCTTGATGACGGAGTCAGCTACTTTGAATTAGATCCTAAAAAAAGGCTACTTTGAATTACTGTTGGTTGGATGCCGAGACGTAGCAGCAACACCAAATAGGAAGCTGGTTGCACAAAGTAACTGATGGCATCAAACTTATCCCACGGAGTCATCTACTTCGGATCATCAACTTTGGAATAATCAATGAAAGGCTCTGTGTGTCACTCGATGCAGAGGCCGAAGGTGTTTCCCATCTTTATATTAAAAAAACCTCTCCTAATAGACCCTCATGCGATGATGTATCAACTAGTAGCGGATATTGAAGGTGTAGTGATAAAATGATCCAAGCTACTAGTACCATAGAAAAAGAAGTCAAAGAATTACAATTTTCCAGATCTGTGGGAGCATAAAACAAACTCATATATCATAGAAAATACATATCCACCACTTCCATACACTATTAGATACTTGACAGTAATAGACATACTAAACAAATACCATAAAAACATTTTTGACAAAACATAATAAATTGCACATGCCTCTTAATAAATTATATAATGTTTGTGAGGGACAAAATGGACTAAATTCAAATAGAGCACTCCAACAGCAGCTTGATGTTTACATAGGAACTTTCCCAACAAGCTGGCCTAGAACATCAACTTGACCAGCAAGGAACCAATATGGCTTGGGTACATGCCACCTGCCATTCAATATAATCTTTTCTTTTCAATATAATCTTTTCAGTATATGTCCATTGTCAAATAAACAGTATGCTATCACAAACAAGTGGCATTGAGAAATAGAAAGCTTTACCGGTTCCTCTTTGTAGCGTTACCCCTTCTCTTTGTGTCCAGCATAATGGGAGGGAGCAATTTCTTGTTGTCCAACATATATTTGTCAATGAAAGTTTGTGGGATAGACATGTCTGCCAGCCAACATCAAGAGAAAAAAGTTTACCCTTGTGACAGAAGACTACGCCCTCTCTTTAGAACTTTTAGAATACTGCTCCTTGGCAGGTAAGGAGTTGTACCACTTTCATCATAGAAGTTCATGCCAACAAAACTCCCATCATCAAGACAAATAAGGGGCCCTCCAATCCCAACCTAATACAAAAATAATGCCCATAAACTTACATGGAGAAGCTGCAGTAGTAAATCTAGCTAGCAGCTCATTATTATCAATAAACTGAAGATACAACTCAAATAGATTAACTATCTACACATGTACCACGTAATGACGTAAAGGATGGCAGGAAAAAAATCACTGTACCTTCTTGATTTGACAAGTTGACAGTTTGAGATCTTTGCAATCAAGTTTTGAACCCAAATCCTTGTTTCTTGTACTTATACATTTCATGTTACCCTTTGAGGCCATCAATAACCCATCATTTTCTCTAGTTGTACGCCCAATAGCTACCACCTCAGATTTAGATGACTTTGTGACTCCGAAGATATCTTGTGGACAAACATCAGCGAGATTATCCTCGATACCGACAATGGCAATGTTGTAATCTTGATGGTAAAATTCTAGTTTCCCCACCACTGATTGTTCTGGCGGGAGAAACACATTAATCTACAGAAAATAGAGTTTATAGAGCTCAGCTAGTTAACCATCACCAAACTTAAAAGGTGAAGAAAACTGAGTAGGATCAACAACTAACCATCAAGTTCGGATCAATGTTGTCTTCAGCATCACCAGTTCTAACCAAACTGGCCGAAGTAAGGACAAACATGCGGTCCTCAATAGTTATAAGCAAACCTGTGCAAGCAAAACACCTCGTGCCGTTACCATTGAATGAAGCAACTGAGACAACACTTCTACATACACGCTCAACAACTTTTTTTCCAAGTTGCTTCCAGAGAGGCTTCTCATAGTTGGCGTAGATGTCTAAACGATACCCTTTCCAGTAGTGAACTTCACCAAACCTTTCTTCGAATGTACCAACTAATCGCCCATTATCTAGTTAATTAGGAAACAAGTACATAAATTAGAAATAAAGAAGTGCACAAGGGAGAAGTCAGTAATATAAGACTACGACTTACACTCAAACACAAGTGGTGGTGGTAGGGGGTAGCCCAAAGAATCAAGCATCTTAGATCTGACCTTAAATCCTGATGCAATAATAAAGATGATTGATAAGAGTGTTAGATTATACTAAGATAGCATTCACATAGTCAATTAATGGCCCATGtgtaatgcttaaaccttttaagtaataaagcgccctTTATAAAAAAATGATAATTCAACCTGAAGGGACAACGCAGGATGCACCCTGAGGCAAGGAATATTCACGGAACCGGGTAGTATTACTGCAATTAAACATGTTTATTACTACAAGCAGCTGAAGTAGATATACACCAAACTGTAAGAAAGGAAACATGTATAAAAAAAAGACTTGAACATCAACTTATAAGTAATCAGAAAAAAACGAGGATCGAGATAGCACGAAAATGAGTGGCATTGTTCTTGACTCCCACCTGAACAAAATGCTCATGCTCTTCTTCATTTAGGCAAATACGCAAGCTTCAACATTGAAGCAAGAACATCAAATTCAAGTGGAACAAGAGGGGTATTTGGAACTTCTATATATAAGCAAATCGGGGACATGTATAAAGGTTGAAGTTCGTGGCGAGTTCACATGTGGGACGAACAACCTTCATAAATAAACAAATGTACTCCTATCCACATG is drawn from Triticum dicoccoides isolate Atlit2015 ecotype Zavitan chromosome 4A, WEW_v2.0, whole genome shotgun sequence and contains these coding sequences:
- the LOC119289720 gene encoding uncharacterized protein LOC119289720, coding for MTAKTSREERGSSSGKWSGVRATEAAMKMWKVRKDIIKQAQAKEQFFREKEPDRHVTPFKPTKFGGCIQEISDSHFSHSVVSIALLQGEKIVFACSGTAVRRWNNIIQDPHTVFVTSSRLVVEFENNRTRDDDFVVQVRRPDGTTIHGLLGLWDEKMEIAIVTAFNTRYLYPVDTCGPLDLHRDDTHNLNLFAAGRDFDGTLMSIKCNDPHFKDGIGFCKCGVTEAGLGGPVILFNGSEGRLAGVITRLCQGGFLFIPTELLHERLQQFEIPSNTTRFREYSLPQGASCVVPSGFKVRSKMLDSLGYPLPPPLVFEYNGRLVGTFEERFGEVHYWKGYRLDIYANYEKPLWKQLGKKVVERVCRSVVSVASFNGNGTRCFACTGLLITIEDRMFVLTSASLVRTGDAEDNIDPNLMINVFLPPEQSVVGKLEFYHQDYNIAIVGIEDNLADVCPQDIFGVTKSSKSEVVAIGRTTRENDGLLMASKGNMKCISTRNKDLGSKLDCKDLKLSTCQIKKVGIGGPLICLDDGSFVGMNFYDESGTTPYLPRSSILKVLKRGRSLLSQG